One genomic window of Globicephala melas chromosome 8, mGloMel1.2, whole genome shotgun sequence includes the following:
- the KCNJ1 gene encoding ATP-sensitive inward rectifier potassium channel 1 — protein sequence MFKHLQKWFVTHFLGRSAQRARLVSKDGRCNIEFGNVEAQSRLIFFVDIWTTVLDLKWRYKMTIFITAFLGSWFFFGLLWYAVAYIHKDLPEFHPSANHTPCVEHINGLTSAFLFSLETQVTIGYGFRCVTEQCGTAIFLLIFQSILGVIINSFMCGAILAKISRPKQRAKTVTFSKHAVISKRGGKLCLLIRVANLRKSLLIGSHIYGKLLKTTITPEGETIILDQININFLVDAGNENLFFISPLTIYHVIDHTSPFFHMAAETLPQQDFELVVFLDGTVESTSATCQVRTSYVPEEVLWGYRFAPMVSKTKEGKYRVDFHNFSKTVEVETPHCAMCLYNEKDAQARMKRGYDNPNFILSEVSETDDTKM from the coding sequence ATGTTCAAACATCTTCAGAAATGGTTTGTCACTCACTTTCTTGGGCGTTCTGCGCAAAGAGCAAGGCTGGTCTCCAAAGACGGAAGGTGTAACATCGAATTTGGCAACGTAGAGGCACAGTCGAGGCTGATATTCTTTGTGGACATCTGGACGACGGTGCTGGACCTCAAGTGGAGATACAAAATGACCATCTTCATCACAGCCTTCTTGGGGAGCTGGTTCTTCTTTGGCCTCCTGTGGTATGCGGTCGCCTACATCCACAAAGATCTCCCTGAGTTCCATCCTTCCGCCAACCACACCCCTTGCGTGGAGCACATTAATGGCCTGACCTcagcttttctgttttctctggaaaCGCAAGTGACCATTGGCTATGGATTCAGGTGTGTGACGGAACAGTGTGGCACTGCCATTTTCCTGCTTATCTTCCAGTCTATCCTTGGGGTCATCATCAATTCTTTCATGTGTGGTGCTATTTTAGCCAAGATCTCCCGACCCAAGCAACGCGCCAAGACCGTCACTTTCAGCAAGCATGCGGTGATCAGTAAGCGGGGTGGGAAGCTCTGTCTCTTGATCCGAGTGGCTAACCTTCGGAAGAGCCTCCTTATTGGCAGTCACATATATGGAAAGCTTCTGAAGACCACCATCACGCCTGAAGGAGAGACCATCATTTTGGACCAGATCAATATCAACTTTTTGGTGGACGCAgggaatgaaaatttatttttcatctccccGCTGACAATTTACCATGTCATCGACCACACTAGCCCCTTCTTCCACATGGCAGCAGAAACCCTTCCCCAGCAGGACTTTGAATTAGTGGTGTTTTTAGACGGTACGGTGGAATCAACCAGCGCTACCTGCCAAGTCCGGACATCCTACGTCCCAGAAGAGGTGCTCTGGGGCTATCGTTTTGCTCCCATGGTGTCCAAGACCAAGGAAGGGAAATACCGAGTAGATTTCCATAACTTTAGCAAAACAGTGGAAGTGGAGACGCCGCACTGTGCCATGTGCCTGTATAATGAGAAAGATGCTCAAGCCAGGATGAAGAGAGGCTATGACAACCCCAACTTCATCTTGTCCGAAGTCAGCGAGACAGACGACACCAAAATGTAA